The stretch of DNA AATTTTGCGCCATTGCATCCTTTTTCAGCTGTGAATTGCTATGTGTTGAAATTCAATGATTTATTTGAGCTAAAAGAATATTATTTTGTTCTTACGAATGAAAAAGGTGAAGAAGTAAAATATAAAATTAATAACGAAGAAATTTTCTGATAATTTAAATGCTTGTTTTGAGACTTTGCTTCTAAACTTTTTTTCTTCATTATTAAGTGAGAATTTAAGAACTAATAAATGATAAAAATAATGAATCTAATACGGCTNNNNNNNNTACATAGTTTGCCAATTCAAGCTTTGCTCTTTCTATACGCTCAATAAAGCTTACTATTTTTGCAGATTGCGTCTTATTCTCATAATTGGCTTTAATTAATCTGCATAAATAATCCTGTAAAGAATCCAATAATTCTTCTAGTTCGCAAGATTCTTGTTTTGATATCGCCATTACCTCTTCTGATAAAGCAATAGCTTCAGCAGGATTTTTAGGTGGAAATGAATTAATCAGACTTGCAAGAGCGTTAGTGCTGTTTTTCTGTATATTTATTGTTGAAACAGGAACTACCTGACACCTTGATACTATAGTATCAAGCATATCTTCTTTATCTCTTGTTAAAAAGAAAAAGGTAACATTTGGATTGGGTTCTTCAAGAGTTTTTAACAGAGCATTCGGAGCTGCCGGGTTGAAAGTCTCATATTTTATAGGTAATGGCATCCAGCTTGGGCGTTCTGTATCAGAATCATCTTTTCCAGCTAACGCTGGAGGTTTTAGAATATTTACATAGTTGCTCCAAAGAAACTCTGCTTTTTTAGTATATTCTTTGCCTTCAGCTGCATCTGTAAATATTATGATTCTATGATATTGAGATGATGTAGCAAGAGAGTTGATTAAATACCTTGCCTGATGAACTGAGATAACAGTAGATGCTTTTGACTCAGGATTTCCATAAGTATAATCTATCGGAGAAATTGTGATTACAGCAGGATGTCTGTTTTGATCTATCCAGGAGCAATTTGTGCAGTTGCAACTTTCGCTGCCAGTGTTGTTTTCACAATTTAGGATTTTTGCAACTTGAATAGCTAAATAATACTGCTCAAGTGTATCAGAGCCAGTAAGCATATAGGCATGATGCAGTTTATTAGACTTAATTGCTGATTCAAAAAAGCTTATTGCGGTAGTCTGCCTATTTTTTAGTTTTTCATTAAACATATAATTTACCTAATTAAGATGCAATGGCCAATTCAAGCGACATTTCTGCTTCAAGTTCACCGGTTTTAATTTTGTACTCTGCTTGAGTAAGCTTATTTCTTAGCTCAATCAGTTTTTCAACCGAGGTACTTTGTAATTTTTTAATATCTTGCTCAATTACGAACTTATGTAGGTTAATTGTTTTGGATATTTCAAACGAATTCTTAGTTTTAGATTCAATTTTGATCTTTAACCATCTTCTTACGATAGTCTGAAGAGTAGCAATAATTTTTAACGGGTGATCTTTTTCAAAAAGTTTATGCAATTCTAATATGGCTTTAGACTTGTTACCTTGTAACCAAGAATCAGCAAGTAAAAATATGTTTTCGTGGGTTGCGCACAAAGCCAGAACATCTTCTTTGCCAATTGTCTTTTTGGGACTGATGCTAAGCTTAAGTTTTTTAAGCTCAGAATCCAGCCTTCTTAATTCTGAACCAGTATTTTGGAGTAAAATCAAAGCTGCATCCTGTGTTATTTTGATCTCTTTTGATGATGTTCTCTGATTAATCCAGGATAAAAGTTCCTTTTCCTGATAGAATTTAAATGCGTTAAATTCTTCTATCTTTCCTATTTTTTGAATAGTTTTTGTTAATTTTAAAGCTGAATCTATTTTTTTGCCAGTATCTCGAGGGATTTGACATACAAATAAAACATAAATATTATCATTAAGGTTTTCAAGGGTGTCAATAAGCTTTACCATGAGCTTATCTGAGCTGGAAGCTTTTTTTCCCCCACGCAAAAACAGGCTTGTCGTTTTAATTTCTATTAAAAGATTTCCAAAAGCCATAGGAAGAGTTTGTAAAGTAGCAACTAATTCAGGCAATTCAGGTTCATTGAGAACTTTATGGCTTAATAATGCCCAATTTGGATCAATGACCTTATTTCTCAGATCTTGAACAGCATTCTCAATATTAAATTCTTCTTCACCCCAGTATAAATATACAGGCATTTTCTTCTTTCTTTAGTTGAACTACTGCTTTGTTAAACCAATTTCGCAGAGCTGGTATGTTTTCGCAGGAACCTTTGTTTCATGTCAATTTGGTGACACAGTCACTTATCTAGGTCTCCAATCATTCCAGTTATAACCTAATTATGTGCATTAGCACCAGTGACGGAGAAAATGTACCAGCTCTAGCACCAAAACTTTTTATAGGCTTCTGAAAAACATTTCCTTATTTAACGCCTAAAGCATTACTAATAAAAATACCACAATATGCCTGAAAAGTAATATTGTGGTATTTTGTATAATATTTTATATTTTATATTTTATTCAAGTACGAGTAAGCTGGCACCAACTACTCCTGCGCTTTCACCTAGCTCTGCAGGAACTATTTTCACAGTTTCAGCAGCGATTTTAAGCGCTCTTTTATCCAGTGTTTCTCTAATAGGTTTGAATAATATATCACCAGCTTGCGCTACACCGCCACCTATGATTATTACTTCAGGATTTATTAAATTTACAACGTTAGCCAGAGCAATTCCTATCCAGTTGCCAATTATATCGAATATAGTTTTTGATACTGCATCACCTAATTGAGCAGCTTCGTAGACAATTTGAGGTGTGATAGGTGTATTAACTGCCAATTCTTTAAATTTAGCTGATTTGCCACCCATTATATATTCTTGAGCTAATTGAACAATAGCAGGTCCTGATGCAAAAGCTTCAAGACAACCGGTATCACCGCATCCACAAATTGGGCCACCGCATGCTTGCAGGGTCATATGCCCTAATTCACCTGCTGACATACTGGCACCTCTGACTAATTGCCCGTTAATAATTATGCCTGATCCTATTCCGGTTCCTACTGTTATACATACAATGTTTTTATATCCTTTTCCTGCTCCAAAATGATATTCGCCTAGAGTGGCAACACGTACATCGTTATCAACTCTGGCCGGAACCTGGAATTCCTCTTCCATGATTTTGGCAAGAGGTACATTTATCCAGCCAGGAATATTAGGGAAACATCTTACGATACCTTTTTCTGAATCAATCTGACCTGGACCGCCTATGCCTATTCCGCCTATATCTGATTTGGAAATTTCAGTTTCTTTTAGGCTTGTATAAATTACTGATTTAATGTTTGAAATTGTATATTCATAACCCATTTCAGCTCTTGTTGGTACACTGTTTGAGTATGCAAGATGACCTTTATTGTCAACAAGTGCAATTTTTACGTTGGTTCCACCTATATCTATCCCAACCCTATACTTCTTGTCCAACTTTACTCTCCTTTTCTATCTATGACTCCGCTGAGAATAAGCTTATCATAAAAACAC from Candidatus Melainabacteria bacterium RIFOXYA2_FULL_32_9 encodes:
- a CDS encoding DNA polymerase III subunit delta; its protein translation is MPVYLYWGEEEFNIENAVQDLRNKVIDPNWALLSHKVLNEPELPELVATLQTLPMAFGNLLIEIKTTSLFLRGGKKASSSDKLMVKLIDTLENLNDNIYVLFVCQIPRDTGKKIDSALKLTKTIQKIGKIEEFNAFKFYQEKELLSWINQRTSSKEIKITQDAALILLQNTGSELRRLDSELKKLKLSISPKKTIGKEDVLALCATHENIFLLADSWLQGNKSKAILELHKLFEKDHPLKIIATLQTIVRRWLKIKIESKTKNSFEISKTINLHKFVIEQDIKKLQSTSVEKLIELRNKLTQAEYKIKTGELEAEMSLELAIAS